The genomic interval GAGGCGGCGGCCTTCACGTCGGCCACGCGCCATCCCATCTCCCAGAAGTCCGTGGGCGGAAAGACCTGCCGCGCGAACTCGTCGCCGGTGATGGGGTGGTCCACCAGCTGCCAGTCCGGCGAATCGGCCATGTGCGAGAAGAGGAACTTGTCCGGCGGCGTGAAGAAGTAGTAGTCGCGCACCTTCCGCACGAACCGCCGGTCCACGATGTCGCCCGCGCCCCAGCTGGCGTCCACCAGGTTCCAGCGGCCGTTGGCCTTCACGGCGTTCCACGTGTGCCCTTCGATGCTGAACGGGCGGCTGGGATCCTTGCTCAGGCCCTTCGCCTGGCCGGGCACCAGCGAGACCTGGAGCCCCGCGGCCTGGCCCAGCGCCAGGAAGAGATTCGAAAATCCGTCGCAGACGGCCTTGCGGCGGCGGAGGACGGAAGTGGCGCCCTGCTCCGGCACGGCCAGGCGGAAGCCGTAGTAGGCGCCGGCGTCGTAGGCCACGTTCTCGGTGATCCAGTGGTAGATGGCGCGCGCCTTCTCCGCCTCGGTCGGCAGGTCGCGGGTGAGGTACGCGGCGAGCGCGGGGACGTTGCCCGCCACGGCAGCCGGCGCCGCGTGGGCGATGGAGTCCGCGCGGGCGTAGCTAACGGCGGGCGCCTCGTCCGGCATCTCGGACATCTGCGCGGAGGCGCGGGGCGCGAAGGCGAGCAGGGCGCCGACAAGGAGCAGCGCGGTACGGCATGCGTTCATGGTACTGTAGATATCGGGTGCTGCGTTGATCTGAATCGGCGCCGAACGGTGGCGCCGGACGACAGCGGACGGCACGCACACGGCGCCTCCGCCGCGCCAAAGGGAGGGGTGCGGGGTGCGACGGATGTTTGCCGGATGCGGAGCATTTTGCACCCGCCGTACCAGCCGCGGCAGCGCATCCACCGACACCGGATCATCTGCGTAGATGCTGGCGTTTCTCACCGCCGCGCATCCGCGGAAAGCCCGGCGGGCGCACGGGCGGGTTGCGGCGACGTATGCGGTACGCCATCATCCCGGCGAATTGCCATCCCCGCATCTCCCGCCGTTCCCCATCCCCCCGCCTGCCGACCATCCATGACGGACGACACGCATCTCCCGCCCGTCACACCGGCCGACGTAGCCGACGCCTTGCCGGCGCACGGGATCGACACGTCGCCCGACGCGCCAGCGGGTTCGCCGAAGCTGGTGTTCAGCGGCGCGTGGGAGCAGGAGCTGCTCATCTCCGGCGTGGTCGTGTTCGCGCTGCTGCAGCTTCCCGGCGCGCTCCAGCACCGGTACGCGCGGGTGGCGGTGCACCTGGACGGGCCCGTGTCGACCGCGGCGGCGATGGCGTACAGCTACGGCATGCTCATCCTCTACACGCTGATCTCGTCGTTCCTGGCGAACCTGGCGGCGCGGGCGTACTGGGTGGGCTTGATCGGGCTGCACTCGGTCTTCCCCGGCGGCGTGCGCTGGGAGAAGGTGCGCCAGGGGCCCATCACGGTAGACGAGTTCCGCCGGCGGCTGCCCACGCTGCCCAGGCTGATCGCGGCGGCGGACGACTTCTGCAGCGTCATCTTCTCCGTGGCGTTCATGCTGGTGCTGATGTTCGGCATCTCCATCCTGTGGGGCGGCGTGCTGGTCGTGGTGTCGTGGCTGGCCGCGCGCACGTTCATGGGCGGCGCCCACGCGTCCGACGTGTTCGCGGCGATGATGGCGATACTGCTG from Longimicrobiaceae bacterium carries:
- a CDS encoding transglutaminase domain-containing protein; the protein is MNACRTALLLVGALLAFAPRASAQMSEMPDEAPAVSYARADSIAHAAPAAVAGNVPALAAYLTRDLPTEAEKARAIYHWITENVAYDAGAYYGFRLAVPEQGATSVLRRRKAVCDGFSNLFLALGQAAGLQVSLVPGQAKGLSKDPSRPFSIEGHTWNAVKANGRWNLVDASWGAGDIVDRRFVRKVRDYYFFTPPDKFLFSHMADSPDWQLVDHPITGDEFARQVFPPTDFWEMGWRVADVKAAASRRGFPGLVGSFVVPGRSVEVMQAPVEAKLPANVAHAFRIRAPGALEVVAASGTDWHPLTAHGDVWSGEAPLTGTGMVVFVRYPETPAGAVVLQYGRLDDARSDTRHGAR